One Campylobacter sp. RM16192 genomic region harbors:
- a CDS encoding heavy metal translocating P-type ATPase, which translates to MQKNLKLNIAGMTCVNCSNAIERAVKKMDGVVEAKVNFANATGEFIVQDESIRPKIEEKIKKLGYEIAKDLGEFEKKRAAHIKNLRNNFISATIFSAIIMWLEMSGNMSEPKAFIMLFLALITLAICGKDFFIHAIGALKNRNFDMNVLVALGTSMAFLYSVFVFLAPNLIPENMLHMYVSGSAMIITFVLLGKYLEERSKAKAGDYLKSLMDMSPKVALVLKPDGQAVETEVANLKIGDIVVVKTGYNIPCDGVIINGGAEIDTSMLTGESLPVYKKMGDEVNAGTVNTNGYLNIKVTKLSSQTLLAQILNLLSDASTKKMPISRFADRVANIFVPTVIVISFVTFLVWIAFTGNATQGVLSAICVLIISCPCALGLATPIAIISSLSLGAKNGILVKNPEVIEIIHTAKYAIFDKTGTLTHGKISVNFTDIDEENLAPIAAIEAKSSHPISMAIVEYATRLDIKILGNESGFENIAGRGIRSLDENEIIVGNEEFLKEFNVEIPNEEKEKILKAQNDGNGVVLAAIKGRYVGFISLSDTLKESAKEVIDELKLRDITPVMLTGDNVFTAKNIAGKLGIEQVFAGVMPNEKFEIIQRLQKEARVIFVGDGINDSPSLKQADVGIAMSSGADIAKDAGDIVLIKNDLKSVLQSINLAKHTMKTIKENLFWAFIYNLIFIPVAAGVLYPVFGLVLTPVYGAIAMSFSSVTVVLNSIRLRFKKI; encoded by the coding sequence ATGCAGAAAAATCTCAAATTAAATATCGCAGGCATGACCTGTGTAAACTGCTCGAATGCTATTGAACGAGCTGTAAAAAAGATGGATGGAGTAGTAGAGGCTAAAGTAAATTTCGCTAATGCTACGGGTGAATTTATAGTGCAAGATGAGAGTATTCGTCCCAAAATAGAAGAAAAGATAAAAAAACTTGGCTATGAAATCGCTAAAGATCTTGGAGAGTTCGAGAAAAAACGAGCCGCTCATATAAAAAATTTGAGAAATAACTTTATCTCAGCCACTATTTTTAGCGCGATAATAATGTGGCTTGAGATGAGCGGAAACATGAGTGAGCCAAAAGCCTTTATAATGCTGTTTTTGGCATTGATCACTCTTGCGATATGCGGAAAAGATTTCTTTATACACGCTATTGGAGCACTTAAAAACAGAAATTTCGATATGAATGTGCTCGTTGCACTTGGCACCTCGATGGCATTTTTATATTCGGTATTCGTATTTTTAGCTCCTAACCTTATACCTGAAAATATGCTTCATATGTATGTTTCGGGTTCAGCTATGATAATAACTTTCGTTCTTCTTGGGAAGTATCTTGAGGAGCGCTCTAAAGCTAAGGCCGGCGACTATCTAAAAAGCTTGATGGATATGTCGCCAAAGGTTGCCTTGGTGCTTAAACCAGACGGTCAAGCTGTAGAAACCGAAGTGGCAAATCTTAAAATAGGGGATATAGTAGTCGTAAAAACGGGCTACAATATTCCTTGCGATGGTGTTATTATAAATGGCGGAGCAGAGATAGATACCTCTATGCTTACCGGCGAGAGTCTGCCCGTATATAAAAAGATGGGCGATGAGGTAAATGCAGGCACTGTAAATACCAATGGATATCTTAATATAAAGGTTACTAAACTTTCAAGTCAAACTTTGCTGGCTCAAATTTTAAACTTATTAAGCGATGCTAGTACTAAAAAGATGCCTATTAGTCGCTTTGCCGATAGGGTGGCTAATATATTTGTGCCAACCGTGATAGTTATATCCTTTGTTACTTTTTTGGTTTGGATTGCTTTCACCGGAAATGCTACTCAGGGAGTATTAAGTGCGATTTGTGTGCTTATAATCTCTTGTCCTTGCGCATTAGGGCTTGCTACTCCTATAGCTATTATCTCATCACTTTCGCTTGGTGCTAAAAATGGAATTTTGGTCAAAAATCCCGAAGTCATAGAGATCATTCACACTGCTAAATATGCTATTTTTGATAAGACCGGAACCCTGACTCATGGTAAAATTTCTGTAAATTTTACAGACATAGATGAAGAAAATTTAGCCCCAATCGCAGCCATAGAGGCAAAAAGCTCACATCCTATTTCAATGGCCATTGTAGAATATGCAACAAGACTTGATATTAAAATTTTAGGAAATGAGAGCGGGTTTGAAAATATTGCAGGAAGAGGCATTAGAAGTCTTGATGAAAACGAGATAATAGTGGGAAATGAGGAATTTTTAAAAGAGTTTAATGTAGAAATTCCAAATGAAGAAAAGGAAAAAATACTAAAAGCTCAAAACGATGGAAATGGAGTGGTTTTAGCTGCTATTAAAGGTAGATACGTAGGCTTTATAAGCCTTAGCGATACTCTAAAAGAGAGTGCTAAAGAGGTAATAGATGAGCTAAAATTAAGAGATATAACTCCGGTAATGCTAACAGGAGATAATGTATTTACGGCTAAAAATATCGCTGGCAAGCTTGGAATAGAGCAGGTTTTTGCTGGAGTTATGCCTAATGAAAAATTTGAAATCATACAAAGGCTTCAAAAAGAAGCCAGAGTTATTTTTGTAGGGGATGGTATAAACGACTCTCCTTCATTGAAGCAAGCCGATGTCGGTATAGCTATGAGTAGTGGGGCTGATATTGCAAAGGATGCTGGCGATATAGTGCTAATTAAAAACGATCTAAAAAGCGTATTGCAGTCTATAAATTTAGCTAAGCATACGATGAAAACGATAAAAGAAAATTTATTTTGGGCATTTATATATAACCTTATATTTATTCCTGTGGCAGCAGGAGTTTTATATCCTGTATTTGGGCTTGTTTTAACTCCAGTTTATGGAGCTATCGCTATGAGTTTTAGTTCTGTTACCGTTGTTTTAAATTCAATAAGGCTAAGATTTAAAAAAATCTAA
- the lgt gene encoding prolipoprotein diacylglyceryl transferase, which produces MSWWNNIYNNFDPVAFKIFGLSVHWYGIMYVLALILALGVAKLIVKFDKMNISDSLLDNYFFWVEIGVILGARIGYIVIYDPNTFYYLTHPWQIFNPFYNGEFIGIRGMSYHGAVIGFLIATIAFCRKYKQNTLALLDLCALSIPLGYFFGRIGNFLNQELVGRATDVPWGIYVAGMLRHPSQIYEALLEGIIIFIILFFYRKFKKFDGELIAMYAILYTIARFICEFYREPDFGIGFVFLNFSMGQILSFIMFLCGIFIFFFLKKNYTK; this is translated from the coding sequence ATGAGTTGGTGGAACAACATCTATAATAATTTTGATCCGGTAGCCTTTAAAATATTTGGACTTAGCGTTCATTGGTATGGGATTATGTATGTTTTAGCTCTTATTCTTGCGCTTGGAGTGGCTAAATTGATAGTAAAATTTGATAAGATGAATATATCGGATTCTCTACTTGATAACTACTTTTTCTGGGTTGAAATTGGAGTAATTTTAGGCGCAAGAATCGGCTATATAGTCATTTATGATCCAAATACCTTTTATTATCTAACTCATCCTTGGCAAATTTTTAATCCTTTTTATAACGGAGAATTTATAGGAATTAGAGGTATGAGCTATCATGGTGCGGTTATTGGATTTTTGATAGCGACGATCGCTTTTTGCAGGAAGTATAAACAAAATACACTTGCACTCCTTGATCTTTGCGCTCTTTCTATTCCGCTCGGATATTTTTTCGGTCGTATTGGGAATTTCTTAAATCAAGAGCTTGTCGGTCGTGCTACGGATGTTCCTTGGGGAATTTATGTCGCAGGTATGCTTAGACACCCATCTCAAATTTATGAAGCATTACTAGAAGGCATAATCATTTTTATTATATTATTTTTTTATAGAAAGTTTAAGAAATTCGATGGAGAGCTTATAGCTATGTATGCCATCCTATATACTATAGCAAGGTTTATATGCGAATTTTATAGGGAGCCTGACTTTGGAATAGGTTTTGTATTTTTAAATTTTTCAATGGGACAGATATTATCATTTATAATGTTTTTGTGCGGAATTTTTATATTTTTCTTTTTAAAAAAAAATTATACTAAATAA
- a CDS encoding fumarate reductase cytochrome b subunit, giving the protein MSGLIEGFLGRQADCKKSRCPAVWDRWQSITGFILACFILCHMVFTSTILLGKDAFNAVVGFAEAKFLFGEATWWITNVIAAVIFVVFIAHAFLAMRKFPANFRQYLMFIGHKKRMKHLDTTLWWFQFLTGFALFFAASGHLVDIVFGGHITADSSAANFARLEIFYLALLVFMVVHAGVGMYRLYVKWVSIEGASRQEMLAKRNKARTIIFAVFGGLALIALIADFVWIGLSH; this is encoded by the coding sequence ATGAGTGGGCTTATAGAAGGGTTTCTAGGAAGGCAGGCTGACTGCAAAAAGAGTCGCTGTCCTGCGGTCTGGGACAGGTGGCAAAGTATAACAGGATTTATTCTGGCCTGTTTTATACTATGTCATATGGTATTTACTTCAACCATTTTACTTGGTAAAGATGCATTCAATGCCGTGGTTGGCTTTGCGGAGGCTAAATTTTTGTTTGGCGAAGCTACTTGGTGGATTACAAACGTAATAGCCGCTGTAATTTTTGTTGTCTTTATCGCTCATGCGTTTTTGGCTATGAGAAAATTCCCTGCCAATTTTAGACAATATTTGATGTTTATAGGACACAAAAAACGCATGAAACACCTTGATACTACTCTATGGTGGTTTCAGTTTTTAACAGGATTTGCACTATTTTTTGCCGCAAGCGGACACTTAGTAGATATAGTTTTTGGCGGACACATTACCGCTGATAGCTCTGCTGCAAATTTCGCTAGATTAGAAATTTTTTATCTTGCCTTGCTTGTATTCATGGTAGTTCACGCAGGCGTTGGAATGTATAGATTGTATGTTAAATGGGTAAGTATTGAAGGAGCTAGCAGACAAGAGATGTTAGCAAAAAGAAATAAGGCCAGAACTATAATTTTTGCCGTTTTTGGCGGGCTCGCTTTAATTGCATTAATTGCCGATTTCGTCTGGATCGGCCTTAGTCATTAA
- a CDS encoding fumarate reductase flavoprotein subunit, which yields MNIKYCDALVIGGGLAGLRAAVAAGEKGLSTIVLSLIPVKRSHSAAAQGGMQASLGNSKMSEGDNEDVHFADTVKGSDWGCDQDVARMFCQTAPKAIRELAAWGVPWTRITKGERSAIINAQKTTIVEKDEVHGLIHSRDFGGTKKWRTCYTADATGHTMLFAVANEALKHNVEIEDRKEAIALIHENNRCYGAIVRDLVTGEIIAYVSKGTLIATGGYGRVYKHTTNAVVCEGIGAAIALETGVAKLGNMEAVQFHPTPIVPSGILLTEGCRGDGGILRDVDGYRFMPDYEPEKKELASRDVVSRRIMEHIRAGKGVKSPYGEHVWLDISILGREHIEKNLRDVQEICQIFNGIDPADEGPKGWAPILPMQHYSMGGIKTNPRGESPTLAGLFSAGEAACWDMHGFNRLGGNSVSETVVAGMIVGDYFADYCANHDIDIRTENIYKFVQGQINYMNSLLEKEGKFNVFEIKNRMKDVMWEHVAIFRTGEGLEKAVKKLEELYKQSLDVKVTNKNLFGNPELEEAYRVPKMLKLSLCIAYGALLRTESRGAHYREDYTKRDDLNWLNRTITSWKEGDTMPTVEYEPLDIMKMEIPPAFRGYGAKGNIIEHPDSAIRQAQVDEIRAKMEAEGKGRYEIQNALMPYELQPKYKAPNERAGIGYE from the coding sequence ATGAATATAAAATATTGTGATGCATTAGTTATCGGTGGAGGACTTGCCGGACTTAGAGCTGCTGTTGCAGCCGGTGAAAAAGGTCTTAGTACTATAGTTTTAAGTCTTATCCCAGTTAAACGTTCTCACTCAGCTGCCGCACAAGGTGGTATGCAAGCAAGTCTTGGAAACTCAAAGATGAGCGAGGGTGATAATGAGGATGTGCACTTTGCGGATACCGTAAAAGGAAGCGACTGGGGATGCGATCAAGATGTAGCTAGAATGTTTTGTCAAACAGCTCCAAAAGCTATTCGGGAGCTTGCCGCTTGGGGTGTACCTTGGACTAGAATTACTAAAGGTGAAAGAAGCGCTATTATCAATGCTCAAAAAACAACGATAGTAGAAAAAGATGAGGTTCATGGACTAATTCACTCTCGTGACTTCGGCGGTACAAAAAAATGGAGAACTTGTTATACGGCTGACGCTACTGGTCACACCATGCTATTTGCCGTTGCAAATGAGGCTTTAAAACACAATGTTGAGATTGAAGACAGAAAAGAGGCTATAGCCTTAATTCATGAGAATAACCGCTGCTACGGAGCTATAGTTAGAGATTTAGTAACAGGTGAAATTATAGCTTACGTTTCAAAAGGCACTTTGATAGCCACAGGTGGATACGGAAGAGTATATAAACATACTACAAACGCTGTTGTTTGCGAGGGTATAGGAGCTGCGATAGCACTTGAAACAGGTGTGGCAAAACTTGGAAATATGGAAGCGGTTCAGTTTCACCCAACTCCGATTGTTCCAAGCGGAATCTTGCTAACAGAAGGATGCCGCGGTGACGGTGGAATTTTGCGTGACGTGGACGGATATCGCTTTATGCCTGATTATGAGCCTGAGAAAAAAGAGCTCGCTAGCCGTGACGTCGTAAGTCGCCGTATTATGGAGCATATTCGTGCAGGAAAAGGTGTAAAGAGCCCTTATGGAGAGCACGTATGGCTAGATATTAGCATACTTGGACGCGAACATATCGAGAAAAACCTACGTGACGTTCAAGAAATTTGCCAAATTTTTAATGGAATAGATCCTGCTGACGAGGGTCCAAAAGGTTGGGCGCCAATTCTTCCTATGCAGCACTACTCAATGGGTGGAATTAAGACAAATCCTAGAGGCGAGAGCCCTACTCTAGCTGGATTATTTAGTGCAGGAGAAGCTGCTTGCTGGGATATGCACGGATTTAACCGTCTTGGTGGAAATTCCGTATCAGAAACAGTTGTAGCAGGTATGATTGTAGGTGATTATTTTGCAGATTATTGTGCAAATCACGATATAGATATTAGAACTGAAAATATCTATAAATTTGTTCAAGGTCAGATAAATTATATGAATAGCCTCCTTGAAAAAGAGGGTAAATTTAACGTATTTGAGATAAAAAATAGAATGAAAGATGTTATGTGGGAACACGTAGCTATATTTAGGACAGGTGAAGGGCTTGAAAAGGCTGTAAAAAAGCTTGAGGAGCTTTATAAGCAATCTCTTGACGTCAAAGTAACTAATAAAAATCTATTTGGAAACCCTGAACTAGAAGAAGCTTACAGAGTGCCAAAAATGTTAAAACTATCGCTTTGTATAGCTTATGGTGCGCTTCTTAGAACAGAGAGCCGTGGCGCTCACTATAGAGAAGACTATACAAAAAGAGATGACTTAAATTGGCTAAATAGAACTATAACAAGCTGGAAAGAGGGCGATACAATGCCTACAGTAGAGTATGAACCACTTGATATTATGAAGATGGAGATTCCACCAGCATTTAGAGGATATGGAGCTAAAGGAAATATTATAGAGCACCCTGATAGTGCTATCCGCCAAGCACAAGTTGATGAGATTCGTGCCAAAATGGAAGCAGAGGGTAAGGGTAGATACGAAATTCAAAATGCGCTTATGCCTTACGAGTTACAACCAAAATATAAAGCGCCAAATGAAAGAGCAGGTATAGGATATGAGTAG
- a CDS encoding fumarate reductase iron-sulfur subunit translates to MSRKITIRAFKYNPLSKISKPHFASYELEETPGMSLFIALNVIREKFDPDLSFDFVCRAGICGSCGMLVNGTPKLACRTLTKDYESGVIELMPLPVFKLLKDLSVDTGNWMNAMSKRVESWIHTDHETDISKLEEKVEPEVAQEVFELDRCIECGICVAACGTAIMRPDFIGAVGLNRVARFKIDALDKRTDEDFYELVGDDDGVFGCMTLLGCEDNCPKHLPLQSKIAYMRRKLATVK, encoded by the coding sequence ATGAGTAGAAAAATTACAATTAGAGCATTTAAATATAATCCGTTAAGCAAAATTTCAAAACCACATTTTGCTTCGTATGAGCTGGAGGAGACTCCGGGTATGTCGCTGTTTATAGCGTTAAATGTTATTAGAGAGAAATTTGATCCGGATCTTAGCTTTGACTTCGTATGTAGAGCTGGAATTTGCGGAAGTTGTGGAATGCTGGTAAACGGTACGCCAAAGCTTGCTTGTAGAACGCTTACAAAAGATTATGAGAGCGGTGTAATAGAGCTTATGCCACTTCCTGTATTTAAGCTACTAAAAGATCTAAGTGTGGATACAGGTAACTGGATGAATGCGATGAGTAAGCGCGTAGAAAGCTGGATACACACCGATCATGAGACTGATATAAGTAAGCTTGAAGAGAAAGTTGAGCCTGAAGTAGCGCAAGAGGTTTTTGAGCTTGATAGATGTATAGAGTGCGGAATCTGCGTAGCGGCTTGCGGAACAGCCATAATGAGACCTGATTTTATCGGTGCTGTTGGACTTAACCGCGTAGCAAGATTTAAAATAGATGCGCTTGATAAAAGAACAGACGAGGACTTCTATGAGCTTGTAGGCGATGATGACGGAGTATTTGGATGTATGACTCTTCTAGGATGTGAAGATAACTGCCCAAAACACCTTCCGCTTCAAAGTAAAATCGCATATATGCGTCGCAAACTAGCTACAGTAAAATAA